GTAGGTTTAATATTAAAGAATGGTGAAGAAAGCAAGTGTGAGAATAaacaaagagaaaagaaaaggaaaagcaaAGATGGTGGAATCCCATCAGGGggagagagaaataaaaaaccaaaaggaaaagaaaaagaaagctcCAAACTTTCTCTCTATTCATCAAAACCATAATCCTAACTTTcccctctctctctatatatttCCTTTCTGCTCTCCCACTTTCTTTCCAACACTCACTACTTAATTAACTCTTTTATAATTTAGTACTCTCTCcttcctctctctcttttttttgtcATTCCATTCCTTCTTACCTATACAAGATTATACAACAACACCGAGAGCTTGATATCgaatttcttcttccatttcagaaattaatagaaatatGTCTGACGTAGCTCAAAACGACGCCGTCTTGGCCTATCCTTTTCATGTTGACTCTCATAATACTCGAGCTAATAATAACAATAGCAATAATAATCTTCACCAACTTCCTCTCCTTACGGTTACTCTCAAGGTCcatttcctttctctctctattttttttcttccatttcttaAACTTAAAAATATTCGATTTTTAGTACTGTTTTCTGTTAATTTAAGATGGAAACCAATTCGATGCCATTttttctattaattaattaatttaatttggatttttcAGTTTGAAGAAATTGTTTACAAAGTGAAGTTAGAAGGAAAAGGCGGCAGTTGCTGGGGTGGCGGCGGCGGCAGTTCATGGGGAGCTGCGGCCACCAGAGAGAAAACCATTCTCAATGGCTTAAGCGGCGTCGTATTCCCCGGCGAAATCCTCGCCATGCTCGGTCCTTCTGGCAGTGGAAAAACCACCCTTTTAACTGCCCTCGGTGGCCGTCTCTCCGGTAAACTCTCCGGAAAAATAACATACAATGGTCAACCATTTTGCGGCGCCACCAAACGCCGGACTGGCTTCGTGGCGCAAGACGACGTCTTATATCCTCATTTAACTGTTGCGGAAACCCTACTCTTCACCGCTCTCCTACGCCTTCCTTCCTCCCTAACCGCCGAAGAAAAAGCCGAAGCGGTCGAGCGAGTTATCTCCGAGTTGGGCCTAACTCGTTGCCGAAATAGCATGATTGGTGGCCCACTTTTCCGAGGAATCTCTGGCGGAGAGAAAAAAAGAGTGAGCATCGGTCAAGAGATGTTAATCAACCCAAGCTTGCTTTTACTCGATGAACCCACCTCTGGTTTAGATTCGACCACTGCCATGAGAATCATCACCACAGTAAAACGTCTCGCAGCTGGTGGACGGACCGTCGTGACGACAATTCATCAACCGTCAAGCCGGCTGTACCATATGTTTGATAAGGTGGTTTTGCTGTCGGAAGGAAGCCCAATTTACTATGGTTCAGCTTCAAACGCCATGGATTATTTCTCCTCCATTGGATTCTCAACCTCCATTACCATTAATCCAGCTGATCTTCTTCTTGATCTCGCAAATGGTatgtattaaaataatttaacgCATAACAAATTATGATCCAATGCAAGGAATTAAAAAATGATGTAGACTAGAcactaaatatttttcttttctaaatataGCTATTTTTTTTAGGTATAGCAATATGCATAAAGGgaaaggagagaaaaaaaaaggttgggttgggagttttatttttattttttaaaagatgaatttgtttgtccttttttttttttctctttataatACTGAAATCATGTGTAGGCCATTTACAATCACTTGGCCTACTTCTACACATTTTGATGCTTTCAAACCTTTTCCActcattttaaaatttggacCCTTCCAACATCTCTTTCTTTAACCATCAATTATCAACCTTTAACAATCAATTATATATCCACTTTAATTTTTAGAATGATAATTAATGTCTTATCTATTAGACTCGTGTTAACCCGTATTTTGTAAAGagaaatttcttttattttatatttaaatttgattgaATTACTTGTAATTAATAATAGGAATTGCCCCTGATTCAAAGTATGCAAATGAAGGAGGAGAGAATATGGAACAAGAGCAAAAGAGTGTGAAGGAAGCCCTAATTTCAGCTTATGATAAGAACATTTCCTCCACATTGAAGGCTGAGCTTTGTAGTTTGGATGCAAATAACTTCAACAACTATGCAAAAGATGCCTCGAGTAAGCTCGCAATCTTAAAACCCTTTTAGTTCTTTCTTATTTGTAAATATGTCTCGTTTTTAAAACGAAAGTTTGTTTGAAATGACTTTTAGAAATGTTCACTTTTAAAAAAGTCATTCCCAAATccagataaaaaagaaaaatatcatttCTGACCCAATAAAaccatgaaaaaaaaaaagtttagaaatagGAAATGAGGGAAAATTGGATAATGAATATGACACCACCAACACACACCACACAATAACACCACTTTTTATATATCAATTAAAGTAATAAAATGTAAAGTATTATTAATCACCTTGTAAATTGTGATTATgtttatgtatatataatgaaatgaataaagaagatttttttaaggaaaatgaTTTGAAAGGAATTGGATTccaattaataattaattgattaaaaaaGTAATGTTTTAATAATGTGGGTgtagaaagagaaaagagatcaAGAGAAGAGTGGTGCACAAGCTGGTGGTATCAATTCAGAGTGCTATTGCAAAGAGGGTTAAAGGAGAGAAGGTATGATGCCTTCAATAGGCTAAGGATTTTTCAAGTCATAAGTGTGGCCACTCTTGGTGGACTCCTTTGGTGGCACACTCCAACATCTCACATTGAGGACCGTGTAagaatctcttttttttttttttcatttcttttttaccCTTCTTGGATTTAGGTTAAAGTATTGATAGAATTAAAATTACTATAATTCATCGATTTAAATGAAATACTTTGATACGTCAACTGATTAAATACGAGAATATTATGTTTATCTTATTTACAATCTTAGTCTGTATATAAATTCTAATTCTAGTGACCCCTCTCTAAATTTGTAATATATGTTATTGTTCTCTCTAACAATAAATTGTGTTCTCTTCTTTTGCGTCTATTATAGACTTAGTTAACATGTCAGTGCACTATGTAAATCTTTGTATTAATTTTCTATTGTCTATGTTTTTGTGCCTATCTTTATTAGTCAAATTTGTAGCATTAAGCTTTTAGGTTAGCCAGGttgattttaataattttgcTATTTCTAATAACTTCTACATGTTTGATGTTTCAGATAGCAttgttgttcttcttctccGTCTTTTGGGGCTTCTATCCACTTTACAATGCAGTGTTCACCTTCCCACAAGAACGTACCATGCTAATCAAAGAGCGGTCTTCTGGCATGTATCGTCTCTCGTCTTACTTCCTTGCTCGAACTGTTGGTGACTTACCTTTAGAACTAGCACTCCCAACGGCCTTCGTCTTCATTATCTACTTCATGGGTGGTCTCGACCCCCACCCTACTACCTTCCTCCTTTCCCTCCTCGTCGTCCTTTACAGCGTCCTCGTCTCACAAAGTCTTGGTTTGGCCTTCGGTGCCATCCTCATGGATGTCAAGCAAGCCACGACTCTCGCATCTGTCACCACCCTGGTCTTCCTCATTGCAGGCGGTTACTACATTCAACAAATCCCTCCATTCATTGTTTGGCTCAAGTATCTCAGCTATAGCTACTATTGTTACAAGCTTTTGTTGGGTGTGCAATACCACAAGGGTGACGTTTATGAGTGTGGGAAAGGGGAGTTTTGTCGGGTGGTGGATTTCCCGGCTGTTAAATCAGTTGGGTTGGACCGGCTTTGGGTTGATGTTTGTATAATGGCACTCATGTTGATTGGCTACCGGCTCATTGCATACTTGGCTCTTCATAGGGTGAGATTGAGATGAAAAATTAAGAGGGTTTTTTGGGTATGGTTTTATGTTttgtaatttgtttttgttatgGTGTTGTGGGATGGagatcaaatttatggtttctctttctctttctataACTCTTTTGTTGAATGTTGTATCATCGAAACCCAAATAAGGGCAAAGTTGGAAGAGTCTTCACTTTCTTCGATCGAATCAtcagctatatatatatatatatatatatatatatatatatatatatatatatatatatagctttaCAATGATGGTGATAATAGTATAACGTTGGATTAAATTTGTGTAGTTTTATGGTATGGATTTAGTTTCTGCTATGTTTGTATGATTTTAAGTAAACGTTGAGATCATATTTCCTccttaaatttattttagtattttaaacacacacatatagtaaaatttattaaattcttCGAGTTTACTTAagtttatttttgttatataaagtaaatatagtttaatttgaattttttcaattcataataatttctcatttaaaaatcatatatttttttatccGTTTTCTAATTGGTAATTATAATGTGtagtaatttttagaataattattaagtatgtagctatatttttaaaaaattgcaaatatagcaaagtgtctattagtgatagacttctatcgttgatagactcttatggctTATCAGTGATAAACCAACATTTATTACATGGTCTATTcgtgatagaccaatatttacTACATGATCTATCCGTGATAGACTcctattattgataaattttgacaaattttgctatatttgcaatttttttttaaaatgttactatatatttaattattttgaatataattgctatattttcATCTATCCCTTTTCTAATACATGTGTGTGTGCAAGTATGCATGTGATTGAACtcaataaatttgaaactagAAATGTGGGCTTCTTGTCGAGCTACCACAATGGCCAAAATGGCAAGACTAAACAACAAACTTAGCAATCAaaaatagaaggaaaaaaaagcaaaaatagCATAATTTTTAAGACTATTACGCTCATTTACAACGAACTTCAGTTTCTATGTTTACTTGCATTAAAAATTCCTTcacacaattttctttttaacacaAACATTAAAATTCTCCTCCACTTAATGTATTACTTACTTTTTAAAACATACTGACAAtttaaagtaattaattaaaaagatttttatGCTCTAAATTTTGAAACCATACCAACAACTTAATGCATAGTTGAAGGATGTGTCTTGAAATTTGAAAGTACTGAATTAGAAGATTGCTATGAGatttaatttgtaattttaagttaaaaaaaaagttgtatatttctaggtaacttttttttttaagttttgaagCATTATTTTTTACCTTAAGTTTGTAATATGACCATGATTTTGATGCAAATAAAAATACGTTTTCATATAATTCtacatttaaaattgaaatatatatgAATTAAAAGTTTGATTTACAAACTAAAGTATTGTCTTGGTTTCCCTTTATAACGTCATTGCCCTGTCGTTGTCATCTacgtcactacaagaaatcgggctTTTTTCGACGACGAAAAAGACGTCGGCATAAAAGTCGTCGGGAATAAGAGGTCCTCCcgacgcataaagtaagac
This region of Cucumis melo cultivar AY chromosome 7, USDA_Cmelo_AY_1.0, whole genome shotgun sequence genomic DNA includes:
- the LOC103493036 gene encoding ABC transporter G family member 14, whose product is MSDVAQNDAVLAYPFHVDSHNTRANNNNSNNNLHQLPLLTVTLKFEEIVYKVKLEGKGGSCWGGGGGSSWGAAATREKTILNGLSGVVFPGEILAMLGPSGSGKTTLLTALGGRLSGKLSGKITYNGQPFCGATKRRTGFVAQDDVLYPHLTVAETLLFTALLRLPSSLTAEEKAEAVERVISELGLTRCRNSMIGGPLFRGISGGEKKRVSIGQEMLINPSLLLLDEPTSGLDSTTAMRIITTVKRLAAGGRTVVTTIHQPSSRLYHMFDKVVLLSEGSPIYYGSASNAMDYFSSIGFSTSITINPADLLLDLANGIAPDSKYANEGGENMEQEQKSVKEALISAYDKNISSTLKAELCSLDANNFNNYAKDASKREKRSREEWCTSWWYQFRVLLQRGLKERRYDAFNRLRIFQVISVATLGGLLWWHTPTSHIEDRIALLFFFSVFWGFYPLYNAVFTFPQERTMLIKERSSGMYRLSSYFLARTVGDLPLELALPTAFVFIIYFMGGLDPHPTTFLLSLLVVLYSVLVSQSLGLAFGAILMDVKQATTLASVTTLVFLIAGGYYIQQIPPFIVWLKYLSYSYYCYKLLLGVQYHKGDVYECGKGEFCRVVDFPAVKSVGLDRLWVDVCIMALMLIGYRLIAYLALHRVRLR